A single Leptospira barantonii DNA region contains:
- a CDS encoding YceI family protein: MRHFNRFVFLSFLPLVLFSTSGIDSSEILKKEITFLAIHPMKEVHGVCKEVQVNAPQIVTSGAGYKLNSPFQIRIPILKIHSGDESRDSHIMEILGYPDTPEIVAVIESVVAPASGDSYTVRGKLTIRGLTQDFQSSAKVEAKDPGQIRVFGKVDVKFSDFKLEKPSLLFIKAKEEIEIGYDFLIKI; encoded by the coding sequence ATGAGACATTTCAATCGATTCGTTTTTTTGTCCTTCCTTCCGCTCGTTTTGTTTTCGACTTCGGGAATTGATTCTTCCGAGATTCTCAAAAAAGAAATCACCTTTTTGGCGATTCATCCGATGAAGGAAGTGCACGGAGTTTGTAAGGAAGTGCAGGTAAACGCTCCGCAGATTGTAACGTCGGGTGCGGGGTATAAACTGAATTCTCCCTTTCAAATCAGAATTCCGATTTTAAAAATTCATTCGGGGGACGAAAGCAGAGATTCTCATATTATGGAAATCTTAGGTTATCCGGATACTCCGGAAATCGTTGCGGTCATCGAGTCCGTGGTTGCGCCCGCGTCCGGCGATTCTTATACGGTTCGAGGCAAGTTGACGATTCGCGGTTTGACCCAGGACTTTCAATCATCCGCCAAAGTGGAAGCGAAAGATCCGGGGCAGATCCGCGTTTTCGGGAAGGTGGACGTTAAATTCTCGGATTTCAAATTGGAGAAACCTTCCCTTTTGTTCATCAAAGCGAAGGAAGAAATCGAAATCGGTTACGACTTTCTCATCAAAATCTAA
- a CDS encoding DUF2339 domain-containing protein: METFFLFVLFLFGLYNFFQSRGFKREIEELKLRIRLLESPQSKEKSKDTRETYAEVKPVVPIVPSAETSSSISKEEKKPDTIVVKTESKSPISAKSVTKESKKQDVPVSTTEPALRETAAFQKPEPQEPKEPGFLVQLWKKVEKPLSENWTGILGAVILVAGIGFLGIYALFILSAVYRCLLILGFSIVLGGLSFWSGKKPEFKNVSLVLKSSSAAVFLFTALGSGYVETLKWLENPYVALAVLSIGLAANLYTGYRSKNETFASLHTILALVSIAIPPATGFTLGVTALICLPGVIWNYREKRQLHLLIVSTGFFAAHLFWNRQVFAETKPVGIEVLFPIFCIVPVFCGALLVHYRETLYGKKEFELFPLASHLLNWSYLGISLIHYSQKTKVSTVILLLSAGLVWFLSSRAKRKEISWLFLTDRLVSQSLLMLGIFSLRLWSLDNLAILAILALEILIFSWVCFREANRFLERISLSLTTIVFGTLIFFSYRQFFESSNPGTIEASALTSQIGYGILILAFVGFIGILEKKFPIVREELSLTSLLITAMSLLAGGGLFSFYLFFSNESYGIWIPSVLLSAILVLRQKLSSTRLSFTVFLLAPLVTLTLWKSIAFGKFEEPEKILALSLPWLLPFLIYLKNSNILKKDDAVYWPGIFGFTAHLVFTFYYYLNLKGSLLFGPFVILLSLVYLELGKWTRKRENADSSQAGKLFPSFYILSFVLTGIFLIRHFTVEFQSASILFGIPARFWIEMLAASLFLYWILFPEEEFDSVPWLKSAQPLFWELLILVVMIGVYTETPGRILSFVMAILTVIVFLLSKSKSLKTERFALYVYFFFIWTNLEIFLGGESTIFTNQNEFAWRERGFQIASVFVQLGSIFFIFPRLSLEGLETYFIGWAGIWKTPLRFFQKFYNLLPGYLGIFGIVFSVYVYTRDVLNPISNLIVGPAWALLSILFLEVGQFFGRKKDSLSIEILSDFLKRASWLGLIAFTVHYVYVDLQSYYIYLGFLSASNWTAILGIAVWMYWATSNIRETENVRFWQIVYPLLNEGCLLFLGLISYSLVNESWISVAFAVAALAVLEIGIRKTQTLARFRWYGILFHLSSCFYLTFIISTEDNPIGHWTQAKWIPGVLTILLLFLFVFRAYRGYGKEEIPFPTGLGFLKRISDKTGTYLNGVVYYPFFIGIFLFLYWSFSSAILTLLWSTLAFLIFLLGLFLKESWFRYLSLGLLLFCVGRLIFHDLSSSGTILKAVVFLGVGSILLIMNTIYNKYRDRF; the protein is encoded by the coding sequence TTGGAGACATTTTTCCTATTCGTATTATTTTTATTCGGTTTATATAATTTTTTCCAATCTCGAGGATTCAAACGGGAAATCGAAGAGCTTAAGCTGAGAATTCGTTTGCTCGAATCTCCGCAGTCGAAAGAAAAATCCAAGGACACAAGGGAAACATACGCGGAAGTAAAACCGGTTGTTCCCATCGTTCCAAGCGCAGAAACTTCGTCGTCGATTTCCAAAGAAGAAAAGAAACCCGATACGATCGTCGTCAAAACGGAATCGAAATCTCCGATCTCCGCTAAGTCCGTAACCAAAGAATCTAAAAAACAGGACGTTCCCGTTTCGACCACGGAACCTGCGTTACGCGAAACCGCCGCCTTTCAAAAACCCGAACCTCAAGAGCCGAAGGAACCCGGATTTCTCGTTCAACTTTGGAAGAAGGTGGAAAAGCCGCTTTCCGAAAACTGGACCGGGATTTTGGGAGCCGTCATTCTCGTTGCGGGAATCGGTTTTCTGGGGATTTACGCGCTGTTTATTCTTTCCGCAGTATATCGTTGTCTTCTAATATTAGGGTTTTCGATTGTTCTTGGGGGGCTTTCGTTTTGGTCCGGGAAAAAGCCGGAATTCAAAAACGTTTCCCTCGTTTTGAAAAGCAGTTCTGCGGCCGTTTTTCTTTTTACGGCGTTGGGAAGCGGATATGTGGAAACCCTAAAGTGGCTGGAAAATCCTTACGTAGCCCTTGCGGTTTTGAGTATAGGATTGGCGGCCAATCTTTACACGGGTTACCGATCTAAAAACGAAACATTCGCATCCTTGCATACGATTCTCGCTCTCGTATCGATCGCGATCCCTCCCGCAACCGGATTTACGTTAGGCGTAACTGCTTTGATCTGTTTGCCCGGGGTGATCTGGAATTATCGCGAGAAAAGACAACTTCATCTTCTGATAGTAAGCACCGGATTTTTCGCGGCGCATTTATTCTGGAATCGTCAGGTTTTTGCGGAGACCAAACCGGTCGGAATCGAAGTTTTGTTTCCGATTTTTTGTATCGTTCCGGTGTTCTGCGGGGCCTTATTGGTTCATTACAGAGAAACCTTATACGGAAAAAAGGAATTCGAACTTTTTCCTTTGGCGAGTCATCTACTCAACTGGTCGTATCTCGGAATCAGTTTAATCCATTACTCGCAGAAGACCAAGGTCAGCACGGTTATTCTTTTGTTGTCCGCAGGGCTTGTTTGGTTTTTGTCTTCGAGAGCGAAACGGAAAGAAATTTCCTGGCTTTTTTTAACGGATCGATTGGTTTCGCAGTCGTTGTTGATGCTTGGAATATTTTCGCTTCGTCTTTGGAGTTTGGATAACCTTGCGATTCTCGCGATCTTGGCTCTTGAGATTTTGATTTTTTCCTGGGTTTGTTTCCGGGAAGCCAATCGCTTTTTGGAAAGAATTTCCCTTTCGCTCACTACGATTGTTTTCGGAACTCTTATCTTTTTTTCCTATCGCCAATTTTTCGAATCTTCAAATCCGGGAACGATCGAAGCTTCCGCGCTCACTTCTCAAATAGGTTATGGAATTCTAATATTAGCGTTCGTAGGTTTTATCGGAATTTTGGAAAAAAAGTTTCCGATCGTTCGGGAAGAATTGTCGCTCACTTCCTTGCTCATCACCGCGATGAGTCTTCTCGCAGGCGGGGGACTTTTTTCGTTTTATCTTTTCTTTTCAAACGAGAGTTACGGGATTTGGATTCCTTCGGTCTTGTTGAGCGCGATTCTCGTGTTGAGGCAAAAACTTTCTTCCACGAGATTGTCATTCACGGTTTTTCTACTCGCTCCTTTGGTGACTTTGACCCTTTGGAAATCGATCGCTTTCGGAAAGTTTGAAGAGCCTGAAAAAATTCTCGCGTTGTCGCTCCCGTGGCTTTTGCCGTTTCTAATTTATTTAAAAAATTCTAATATTCTAAAGAAGGACGATGCGGTCTATTGGCCGGGGATTTTCGGATTTACGGCTCATCTTGTATTTACGTTTTATTATTACCTGAATCTAAAAGGTTCCTTGTTGTTCGGGCCGTTTGTGATTCTTCTTTCCCTGGTTTATCTTGAACTCGGAAAGTGGACGCGTAAAAGGGAGAATGCGGATTCTTCCCAAGCCGGAAAACTTTTCCCTTCCTTTTATATTTTATCGTTCGTATTAACAGGAATCTTTTTAATCCGACATTTTACCGTGGAGTTTCAATCCGCCTCGATTCTATTCGGAATCCCCGCGCGTTTCTGGATCGAAATGCTCGCGGCTTCTTTGTTTTTGTATTGGATTCTTTTTCCCGAAGAGGAATTCGATTCCGTTCCTTGGTTGAAATCCGCACAACCCTTGTTCTGGGAATTGTTGATCCTCGTCGTTATGATCGGAGTTTATACGGAAACTCCGGGAAGAATCCTTTCCTTCGTTATGGCGATCCTAACGGTGATCGTTTTTCTTTTATCGAAAAGCAAATCGCTTAAGACGGAACGATTCGCGTTATACGTTTATTTCTTTTTTATCTGGACGAACTTGGAGATTTTTCTCGGAGGAGAATCGACTATCTTCACAAATCAAAACGAATTTGCGTGGAGGGAAAGAGGATTTCAGATCGCTTCCGTTTTCGTTCAGCTCGGTTCCATCTTTTTTATCTTTCCGAGACTAAGCCTCGAAGGTCTGGAAACTTATTTCATCGGATGGGCCGGAATCTGGAAAACTCCGCTTCGTTTCTTTCAAAAATTTTACAACCTGTTGCCCGGTTATCTCGGAATTTTCGGAATCGTATTCAGCGTTTACGTATATACGAGGGACGTTTTGAATCCGATTTCGAATCTCATCGTCGGACCGGCCTGGGCCTTGTTGTCGATTTTGTTTTTAGAGGTCGGACAATTCTTCGGTAGAAAAAAAGATTCCTTGTCGATCGAAATTCTTTCCGACTTTTTAAAACGTGCGTCTTGGCTCGGGTTGATCGCGTTTACGGTTCATTACGTTTACGTGGATTTACAATCCTATTATATCTATCTCGGATTTTTGTCCGCATCGAACTGGACGGCCATTCTGGGAATCGCGGTTTGGATGTATTGGGCGACTTCGAATATTAGAGAAACTGAAAACGTTCGTTTCTGGCAGATCGTTTATCCTTTGTTAAACGAAGGATGTCTTTTGTTTTTAGGATTGATCTCTTATTCTCTCGTAAACGAATCCTGGATCAGCGTTGCGTTCGCCGTCGCCGCGCTCGCCGTTCTGGAAATAGGAATCCGCAAAACACAAACCCTTGCTCGTTTTAGATGGTATGGAATTCTGTTTCATCTTTCCTCTTGTTTTTATCTGACCTTTATCATATCGACGGAAGACAATCCGATCGGTCATTGGACTCAAGCTAAATGGATTCCGGGCGTCCTTACAATTTTGTTATTGTTCCTTTTCGTCTTCAGAGCGTATCGCGGTTACGGAAAGGAGGAAATTCCGTTTCCTACCGGTCTCGGATTTTTAAAAAGAATCTCGGATAAAACGGGAACGTATTTAAACGGAGTCGTATATTATCCTTTCTTCATAGGAATATTCCTGTTCTTATACTGGTCTTTTTCCAGCGCGATTCTCACCTTACTCTGGTCCACGCTTGCGTTCCTTATCTTTTTACTCGGATTGTTCTTAAAAGAATCCTGGTTCCGCTATCTGTCCTTGGGGCTTTTGTTGTTCTGTGTGGGAAGATTGATCTTCCACGATTTGTCGTCTTCGGGAACGATTCTCAAGGCGGTCGTCTTTTTGGGAGTGGGAAGTATATTGCTTATCATGAATACGATTTATAATAAATACCGGGATCGGTTTTAA
- a CDS encoding PP2C family protein-serine/threonine phosphatase has translation MIRSKFLRALLPGIRAKLSFFTAVLVVSILALTSAIYYSQQKAALEEKMNSELKAPLEYVNAAVLDLENLSQSLILIEEFKIRVKEKKQQLSKFKRKVLQKEGGLFGALKSFGASLGLDVKHNYYHKSVDTYFTRYLSEKEIREFETKVKSELRRENGAPIDSKLYDKMLILAKQTASARIGAEFSQERIEQIEEEIKEIEIGISASDIDPKKKNTLLSEKEKLSKESKGLSKEILDSENKSALGETALIKTLQTFFKGAYKDKIVSLGLSPDKVRILAYDASGKQTLDTGLLFPQSSGTGKKLLSLKEFEERKSGLFKNEDVLKTNGEYSEPENYEVGGRQYEVSYRTVFRNPGTAERSRIIASEIAENPGDWKEYLEEDKEFSLNLGELSQKIKARLVELRKSGTAKPASDGEFKNLYSQYRKILKLRDSKLEELNPYKKARKKREEDWKSEKNSLSAQLKSLNEELLAWQKKAVMPVKTDENKISPEEIQEKIRSLEAKAEELRETFEKMDANKEDWSDLNLFQAPDSFGVLREAALDEFAFLPYRSDSNQMRRYWKNEEERKLSEKKRALLREWILAGNSETELPKSKLPILDSGILIRSRSEAEEWMWILDSTPLLSEVGEEPKGLGYDLLRKNHLGYNVIVLDRTEGLRKIRQNREELLRYTALIGGFAVLLAYVLAWMVARRIKRIVAQTEEVGKGNLDVEFPSAGYDEIGILSDSLNRMTHGLKEREEMKGELLAAEEIQKRLLPEKLPSNLGDAAEFGAFYKAMAGVGGDYYDFIELSPNEVALCVGDVSNHGVGPAIVMSLFRSQVRAILRKGERDLRKILLELNEYLYSDTPDHIFVTFFIAIYDRNTSKMRYASAGHVKPLLYDASEKKLRELPGGGLPIGMDENSFFETTIEPKSFQMDPGDLFFQYTDGLDEARNPQNVMYGKERIFQMLVANSHKSPTQVIQSIVDDLDGYTGKSVGSEGFSELSDDIAMIAMKRIK, from the coding sequence ATGATTAGAAGTAAATTTCTTCGCGCACTTTTGCCGGGGATAAGGGCCAAACTTTCTTTTTTTACGGCGGTGTTGGTCGTTTCCATTCTCGCGTTGACCTCCGCGATCTATTACAGCCAACAAAAAGCCGCGCTCGAAGAAAAGATGAACTCGGAATTGAAAGCTCCTCTCGAATACGTGAACGCGGCCGTACTGGATCTGGAGAATCTGAGTCAGAGCCTGATCTTGATCGAAGAGTTTAAGATTCGCGTTAAGGAAAAGAAACAACAACTCAGCAAATTCAAAAGAAAGGTCCTTCAAAAAGAAGGCGGACTTTTCGGGGCGTTAAAATCATTCGGGGCTTCCCTAGGTTTGGACGTGAAGCACAACTATTATCATAAATCGGTGGATACATATTTTACGCGTTATCTTTCCGAAAAGGAAATTCGCGAGTTTGAAACGAAGGTCAAAAGCGAACTTCGTAGAGAAAACGGGGCGCCGATCGATTCGAAACTATATGATAAAATGTTAATTCTCGCAAAACAAACCGCTTCTGCTAGGATCGGCGCCGAATTCTCGCAAGAACGAATCGAACAGATCGAAGAAGAAATCAAAGAAATCGAAATCGGGATTTCCGCTTCGGACATCGATCCCAAAAAAAAGAATACACTGTTATCCGAAAAGGAAAAACTTTCCAAAGAAAGCAAAGGCCTTTCTAAGGAAATTCTCGATTCGGAAAACAAGTCCGCGTTAGGCGAAACTGCTCTTATAAAAACGCTTCAAACCTTTTTCAAAGGCGCATATAAGGATAAAATCGTTTCTCTCGGATTGTCGCCGGACAAGGTTCGGATTCTCGCATACGACGCTTCGGGCAAACAAACCTTGGACACCGGTTTGTTGTTTCCGCAATCTTCCGGCACGGGTAAAAAACTTTTAAGCCTTAAGGAGTTCGAAGAAAGAAAATCCGGTCTGTTTAAAAACGAGGATGTTCTCAAAACGAACGGAGAATATTCCGAACCGGAAAACTACGAGGTCGGCGGAAGGCAATACGAGGTTTCGTATCGAACCGTTTTTAGAAATCCCGGAACCGCGGAAAGATCTCGAATTATCGCATCCGAAATCGCGGAGAACCCGGGCGACTGGAAAGAATATCTCGAAGAGGATAAAGAATTCTCCCTAAATTTGGGAGAACTTTCTCAAAAGATCAAAGCCCGTCTTGTCGAACTCAGAAAGTCCGGGACGGCCAAGCCCGCGTCCGACGGAGAATTCAAAAATCTTTATTCACAATATCGTAAAATTTTAAAATTAAGAGATTCTAAATTAGAAGAACTGAATCCTTATAAAAAGGCCCGGAAAAAAAGAGAAGAGGATTGGAAATCCGAAAAAAATTCCCTAAGCGCTCAGCTAAAGTCCTTGAACGAGGAACTTCTCGCTTGGCAAAAGAAAGCGGTGATGCCCGTAAAAACGGACGAGAACAAAATTTCTCCCGAAGAAATTCAGGAAAAGATCCGTTCCCTCGAGGCGAAGGCAGAAGAACTTCGGGAAACCTTTGAAAAGATGGACGCAAACAAGGAAGATTGGAGCGACTTGAATTTGTTCCAGGCTCCGGATTCTTTCGGCGTTTTGCGGGAGGCGGCTCTGGATGAATTCGCGTTTTTACCGTATCGTTCCGATTCCAATCAGATGAGAAGATATTGGAAAAACGAGGAAGAACGAAAACTTTCCGAAAAGAAGCGCGCTCTTCTTCGGGAATGGATTCTTGCCGGAAATTCCGAAACGGAACTTCCCAAATCCAAACTTCCGATTTTGGATTCGGGGATATTAATCCGAAGTAGAAGCGAGGCGGAAGAATGGATGTGGATCTTGGATTCGACTCCTTTGTTAAGCGAAGTGGGCGAGGAACCGAAGGGACTCGGTTACGATCTTCTCCGTAAGAATCATCTGGGTTACAACGTGATCGTTTTGGATCGCACCGAAGGTTTGAGAAAGATCCGTCAGAATCGGGAAGAACTTCTACGTTATACGGCATTGATCGGAGGTTTTGCGGTTCTTCTTGCGTATGTTTTGGCTTGGATGGTCGCGAGAAGAATCAAACGAATCGTCGCTCAAACCGAAGAAGTCGGAAAGGGAAATCTAGACGTGGAATTTCCGTCCGCGGGTTACGATGAGATCGGAATTCTCAGCGATTCTCTCAATCGGATGACACACGGTTTAAAAGAAAGGGAAGAGATGAAGGGCGAACTTCTCGCCGCGGAAGAAATTCAGAAAAGACTTCTGCCCGAAAAACTTCCGAGCAACTTAGGCGATGCGGCGGAGTTCGGAGCGTTTTACAAGGCGATGGCCGGAGTCGGCGGAGATTATTACGATTTTATTGAATTGAGCCCGAACGAGGTCGCGCTTTGTGTGGGAGACGTTTCCAATCACGGGGTCGGACCCGCGATCGTGATGTCCTTATTCCGTTCTCAAGTGCGGGCCATTCTTCGTAAGGGAGAAAGGGATCTTCGAAAAATTCTTCTCGAGCTGAACGAATATCTTTATTCCGATACGCCCGATCATATCTTCGTAACTTTTTTTATAGCAATCTACGATCGAAACACATCCAAGATGAGATACGCTTCGGCGGGTCACGTTAAACCGTTGTTATACGATGCTTCCGAAAAAAAACTCAGAGAACTTCCGGGAGGAGGTTTACCGATCGGGATGGACGAGAATTCTTTTTTCGAAACGACGATCGAACCGAAATCGTTTCAGATGGATCCGGGTGATTTGTTTTTTCAATACACGGACGGTTTGGACGAAGCGAGAAACCCTCAAAACGTAATGTATGGTAAGGAAAGAATTTTCCAGATGCTCGTAGCAAATTCGCATAAATCTCCTACTCAGGTAATCCAATCCATCGTGGACGATTTGGACGGTTATACGGGAAAGAGCGTCGGAAGCGAAGGTTTTTCCGAACTTTCGGACGACATCGCGATGATCGCCATGAAACGGATAAAATAA
- a CDS encoding MFS transporter — translation MNQTRENRSSGDKSFSKRSLLSFYTNTGVTLLAGNMLNYSLIIYSLDLTGSQTFAGTIFFANVLPTILFSFFVGAILDRYSRLKILYIFQTNYILSGLILGILIGIGWMSSDLRIILIFLAVYNGLALTFMIPGRLTLLGNLVDPKDAGKATMMLNILIIVGFGLAPMLVGLIKQKQDWDILFYSISALYSFGYLFLLLVRIRENVIVEKETIWEGLKTGITFLKSEKLSVELLILTAFAIFMVGPMQVVLPQFAKNILFLNERERGLYMGTLGLGLFLGGIGVRLLHDRFHRGLVMLGAAFFSGLSVFIISNVSNPILSSVILLVVGFLGGAISALIPSTLQMITPDNVRGRVMSFYSLIFQTTPALAGLITGKLADLYGQPWSIGFSGIFILVSAVFCAISFTKLRALP, via the coding sequence ATGAATCAAACCCGAGAAAATCGATCTTCAGGCGACAAAAGCTTTTCCAAAAGAAGTCTTTTATCATTTTACACGAACACCGGAGTTACTCTACTCGCCGGAAATATGCTCAACTATTCGTTGATCATATATTCGCTGGACCTTACGGGTTCTCAGACGTTTGCCGGAACTATCTTTTTCGCGAACGTGCTTCCCACGATCCTGTTCAGTTTTTTCGTGGGCGCGATTTTGGATCGATACTCTCGTTTGAAAATTCTTTATATTTTTCAGACGAACTACATTCTTTCCGGACTCATATTAGGAATTTTAATCGGAATCGGATGGATGAGTTCCGATCTTCGAATCATTCTTATCTTTCTCGCGGTATACAACGGACTTGCGTTGACGTTTATGATTCCGGGACGATTGACCTTGCTCGGAAACTTAGTCGATCCAAAAGATGCGGGAAAGGCGACGATGATGTTGAACATTCTCATCATCGTCGGGTTCGGATTGGCGCCGATGCTCGTAGGATTGATCAAACAAAAACAGGATTGGGACATTTTGTTTTATTCGATCTCCGCGCTTTATTCGTTCGGATATCTGTTTCTTCTTTTGGTAAGAATTCGGGAGAATGTGATCGTAGAAAAGGAAACGATCTGGGAAGGTTTAAAGACCGGAATCACCTTTTTGAAATCGGAAAAATTATCCGTGGAACTTTTGATTCTCACGGCGTTTGCGATCTTTATGGTGGGACCGATGCAAGTCGTTCTTCCTCAATTTGCAAAAAACATACTATTCTTAAATGAAAGGGAGCGGGGGCTCTATATGGGAACCCTCGGGCTCGGATTGTTTCTGGGAGGAATCGGCGTAAGATTGTTGCACGATCGTTTTCACAGAGGGCTTGTGATGTTGGGTGCGGCTTTCTTTTCGGGTTTATCGGTATTCATAATTTCTAATGTATCTAATCCGATTTTATCGTCCGTAATATTGTTGGTCGTCGGATTTTTGGGCGGAGCGATCAGCGCACTCATTCCTTCCACACTTCAGATGATCACGCCGGATAACGTTCGTGGAAGAGTTATGAGTTTTTACAGTTTGATCTTTCAGACGACTCCCGCGCTTGCCGGTTTGATTACCGGAAAACTCGCCGATCTTTACGGTCAACCTTGGTCGATCGGGTTCTCGGGAATTTTCATTCTCGTCTCGGCCGTATTCTGTGCGATTTCCTTTACGAAACTGCGCGCTCTACCGTAG
- a CDS encoding M48 family metallopeptidase yields the protein MKRLIFFAAIIVFGSVLMVMLYREQIQTERNSTLAPFYQILGKPIRTMNRALTKVLSVDSLDEKEYGDAIRERFSEMQDPKDKDYVYLNQLITTLTSYKQKPFDYTVYIMEEESPNAFALPGGVIFVTRGLLSTLKSEHELAAVLAHEIGHIEKSHCMDGVRFELLAAKIGTDTLGKLADFAFQLMTRHSYNKTQEDEADEYAFDLILNTTYDPSGVGLAFLRLEKYSPESGVKKAKVLSEYFQSHPHMDLRREKFSEKADHWWSEHAEERRYKGAKNLKTRTTFEKQDYDEEWVEGRKS from the coding sequence ATGAAACGACTTATATTTTTTGCGGCGATCATAGTTTTTGGAAGTGTTCTTATGGTTATGTTATACCGGGAACAGATTCAAACCGAAAGAAATTCCACGTTGGCTCCCTTTTATCAGATATTGGGAAAACCGATCCGCACGATGAACCGGGCGCTCACGAAGGTTTTGTCCGTGGATTCATTGGATGAAAAGGAATACGGGGACGCGATCCGCGAAAGATTCTCCGAAATGCAGGACCCGAAAGACAAGGATTACGTTTATCTAAATCAGTTGATAACGACCTTAACTTCTTACAAACAAAAACCTTTCGATTATACGGTTTATATCATGGAGGAAGAATCTCCGAACGCGTTCGCGTTGCCGGGCGGTGTGATCTTCGTTACGAGAGGTTTGTTGTCTACTTTGAAATCCGAACATGAGTTGGCCGCGGTGCTCGCACACGAGATCGGTCATATAGAAAAATCGCATTGTATGGACGGAGTTCGTTTCGAACTTTTGGCGGCCAAAATCGGAACGGATACGTTAGGCAAACTCGCGGACTTCGCGTTTCAATTGATGACGAGACATTCGTATAACAAAACACAGGAAGACGAGGCGGACGAATATGCGTTCGATCTCATTCTGAATACCACATACGATCCGAGCGGTGTAGGTTTGGCGTTTTTGAGATTGGAAAAATATTCCCCCGAATCCGGAGTAAAAAAAGCGAAGGTTCTGAGCGAGTATTTTCAGTCGCATCCGCATATGGATTTGAGAAGGGAAAAATTTTCAGAAAAGGCCGATCATTGGTGGAGCGAACACGCGGAAGAAAGAAGATATAAGGGTGCGAAGAATTTAAAAACACGAACCACTTTCGAAAAACAGGACTACGACGAAGAATGGGTCGAAGGCAGAAAGTCCTAA